Part of the Peromyscus leucopus breed LL Stock chromosome 6, UCI_PerLeu_2.1, whole genome shotgun sequence genome, TTCGAGGTCACCCCCCTCTTCTGCTGGACGTGCTCAGAAACGCCTGTGACCTCTTCATCCCACTGGACAAACTAGGCCTCTGGCGCTGTGGCCCTGGGATTGTGGGCCTTTGTGGCCTCATATCCTCCATTTTGTCTATTCTCACCCTGATCTGTCCCTGGCTACGACTCAAGCCCTGACATTATGATACAAGATAAGGAGGGAGCCTGAATTGGTGAGATGGAATCTTAGATTGTCCCCATGTGCCAGCCTCTTTCAAATCCGACTCCTTGATTGAGGTTACAGTCCAGACCCTTAGGGTGAAGGGAAGAACCTTGCCAAAGACGAGGTCAGGAAGGCGATGTCGGCGGAAGACTCCAGCACGCCTCAAGAGGCGTTTGGGCCTCTCTGTTGTCGACAGAATCTATTTGCTCTCTTCCCTTTATCTGTCTTGAGTCTGGTTAAGAATTTGTCACCATGCGACAGAATTGTCTTTCTTAGTCCCCTGTCCAGATACTTAAATGAAATTACTTTTTGTAGGAGAAGCAGAAGTTTTGAATGGTAAAGTGCTAATTGTATTCTTTTCTGAAGCAGCATGTAGCATATTTTTTCCTTCACAGTCCATAATTTTCGAGACTTTATTTCATGTCCCAGCTGACTCTTCCCTCACGTCTCCACACCGAAGGCCATGACCCTTCTCCCCTGCGTCTTCCTCGGCAGCCTCCTCCTGATTCGGCGCTGACCCCTCTCCTCCACGCCTTCGGGTGTCCACTCACACTTGGATGTTAGAGTTTCCCTCCTCATTGGCTCTTGCCTTTCTTTAACTCTCCCGAGCGAGCTGTGTCTGGCCTCTTGCTGTAAATACTGTACAATGAATCTGTGTAGTAACTGTGGTCCATGCCCACAGTGCAAGCAAGCCTTCCAGGTCAGCAAATTAAAGATCCGTTTGCTCActgattgattcattcattttcaagGTGGGGGTCTCACtctgttacccaggctggcctgaaactctgaGTTCTCTTGCTGCAGGCTTGTGTGTCGCTAGGAGaacaggtgtgcgccactatcCAGCTGCTCATTGGCATCTGGTCTGGCCTCTCATGCTCTGGCCATTTTAAGCCTTAGTTCCTGTGACTATGGGTGGGTTTCCATGGCATTGGCAACTAACATCGTTACCTACAGGTTGTCGTTGAAAACTTAAGTGTTGGGGAAGTAGTAGGCAGTGGGCAATCGCAAGTGCTAAGATGTTTCTCCCATTCTTGTGACATTTGTAGCCTCCTTACATTGGGGTGGGATAGTCTAAACCAAAGCAAAGCACACCTGTCTACAGACATAGACTCTCCGAAAGCTATTAAACGCATAACATGACCCGAGCTCAGTGAACTGGCAAGGTCACACAGTGGGGCTGCCTGCACACAGTAGGCAGGAGAAGACTGCTGTCAGCTCTTAGTTTGCATGTCTCAGGTTGAGATTAGTACGGCAAAAAGAGGTCGTCTCTAACTTCTGCTGTCCGTTCCAAACGGGAGGAAATCACTACACCAAATACAGAGGGGAAAAGTAGCCTCACCAAGGCTCCAAAGCTGTTCTCGTTGAATATCACTTGAGGCCTCCAGGGGGCAGCACCAAGGCGGAGCCCGGGACTGAGATCCCTCTGTCCTCTTGGTCGGGGCTCCCCACGGTTCCCCTCCCACCATCCCTCCCATTCCGTCCAACTTTATTTTTAGCTGCCAGTGGGAGGGGGCAGGATTGGAGGGAAAGTAAAGAAAACAGcgaaggagagggacagagaggcgCAGAGGGCTCCTTGGACAAGACCGGACAAGCAGGCATGGCGCGCCTCTCCGTCCCTCACCTGTTCGTGCCCCTGGTGATGCTGACAGGTGAGGGAGAGGAACCCACTGGGTTTCTGGTGGGAATGGATGCTATGTGGATTGTTTAGAATTGGGACCATTACGGCTAGAATAATTTGGGAGTTCGGGTCAGAGGTTAATACTGATACTATATTTCACGTGCGCTCCTATTTTTACATTCCCAAATGGCGGCGGTTGGAGCTACCTAGGGCTTGAGTAAGATTTGCACCCAGTTGTCTAAAACCTTCGCCCTAAAATCCACAGGAATGAGGATACAGAGTAGAAACATGtttcctcttccaggcagctagTCTGATCCCTACCATTACCCTCCGGGCTTCTCCCTACCACTGGTACTCCCTGGCATAAATTGCCTTACTATGTGGTCAGAACTCGGGGTTCATCTAACGAATTCCTGGCCTTATAACCCTGCCAATTTCCTGGATGCAAAGAGGCTCAGATGCAAAATACCTTTCTGAAAGAAAGCGAGCACAGTCTGAGTTGGGTTACAGCTACTGGAGGGTGAGGGGCCAAGAGAGAGGGGCTTGAAGGGAAGGAACGAGGCAGTGGAGGAGAAGGATGGGAGGACAAGAGGCTTGGAAGCTTTCCCTGCTGGTACCCTGTAATCTTTGTTTCCTAAAATACCAGCTCTGATTTTATGGGAATTGGGGTCAGAAGAAAGGACCCAGCAGGACACCGTTGGGGACCCGGAGAGTGGGCTAGAGTTTGAGGAAACTATGGGCAAGGGGCGGTTGGGAGGCGGAGGAGATGAGCAGCAGATTGTGGGGGAGTTATTTTGGGGGGGTAGGACCCTCGACAAGGATAGATGGCACACTCGGTGTGTGGGCAGGCCGGGGGTTCCACCCAGTTAATTAGCACTGACTGGAAGCAACCAACATCCTAGACCTTGGAGAGAAGAGTCCAAGTGTGACAGTGTCGAGAAGGAATGGAAAGGAGACACCCAGACCCGGggctcctgccctcctctccttctccccatgGCCCCGGGTTTGGGAGGAATCTGGAAGGGTGGCTATTCTGTGGCTGCAGAAGGGCGCACTCCTTCTCTTGATTCTCACGGCTCAGGAGGGTGTGTAGGAGGAATGATGTGGAAAGAGTAACTCGACCTTTCCAGATGTGTCTGTGAAGGAGATTTCAGGAGTGAGAATGGAAATGCAGCTGTGCTTCGGCCTGGCCGAGGGCCTTGGGACCCCCACGCAGGACGAGAATCGCCCTATCATCCCAGCTGGGGCTCTGAGTCCATGACCTTGACAGAGGCCTGGACTTATACGTACTCAGGCAGACACACGGAGATGGAAATGCACCCTCTTGTCTTGTGCATCGTTTGGCTTCTCCAGCCCTTCTTCAGTTGACTGACAGGTTGATGCTAATTATGATCCTGGCCTCCCAGGTCTCTGCTCCCCCTTTAATCTGGATGAGCATCACCCACGCCTGTTCACAGGGCCACCGGAGGCCGAATTTGGATACAGCGTCTTACAGCATGCTGGGGGTGGACAGCGATGGTGAGAAGGGGCCCGGAGGACCATGGGATTGGGACTGTGGTAGCTCTGGTGAGAAGGGAAAGCAAGATAAATGGGTCTCTAAGCTGGTCCTCGAAAGGGCCTAGGGCTCTGAACTTGCCATCTCCATGcaccttccctctctcctacATTAAGAGTCATGTTCACCTGATGCTTACGTCCGTATTTCCCTCCCAGGATGCTGGTGGGCGCCCCTTGGGATGGGCCTTCAGGTGACCGGCGGGGGGATGTTTACCGCTGCTCTATAGGGGGACCCCACAATGCCCCATGTGCCAAGGGCCACCTGGGTAAGAAGATGCCTGACTCTTCCCCTGCTAATCCCTGATTTTGACACCCAGTAACCGAGTCCTTGTACATCAGCTTCTTTGCTGCCCCCATAACCTATACAGACCTGGCCTTCAACTCGATACTGACTCCTCTTCATGCTCTTCCCAAACTACACAGAACTAAGGCACCCAGATTTAGACCCCATGACTTCACTTTCTACCTCTCCTCCAACCAGGTGACTATCAACTGGGAAATTCCTCTCAGCCTGCTGTGAACATGCACCTGGGCATGTCTCTGCTAGAGACAGATGATGACGGGGGATTCATGGTGAGCTAAAGGGTCTCAGAAGGTTCGCGGCAGGGAAAGGGAGTCTGTCTAGGGAAATGAGTCCGTATAGAAGAGTCAAGGAATTCAGAATCCCTAGAGAGCAAGACAGGGTACCCCATGTTGTAATCTCAATTCTTTTTTAACTGGATGCATGTTCTGAGGGGCCTCTCTCAGGTCTGGGAATGACTATttcccctacccacccacccccaggcctGTGCCCCGCTCTGGTCTCGAGCCTGTGGCAGCTCTGTCTTCAGTTCTGGAATATGTGCCCGTGTGGATGCTTCATTCCGGCCCCAGGGAAGCCTGGCACCCACTGCCCAACGTGAGCCAGTGCAAGGGCCTGAGGACTCAGCTCCCAGATGGGGGTGCGGGGTGGGGGAAACAGAAGACTTGGCGAGGGTCTGCATGGCTGTCCTCAGCATTCCCAACAGTGCATGCAGCAGCCTGCTCTTTGCTAACATTAGACTTCAGACTCCTTACCAGAGCGTCAAGACACCAAGATCTGGCTTAACCAGCTTGGAAAACGCAGCTTATCCTCCGCACGTCCTGTGCCTCAGCCATCGCGTTTACACGATTGTTCCTCTGTGTGCCGTTTATTTTGGACCTGTAGTTCCCTTTGTTTACAGTGTTTTCTACCCCAGTGCATTTTCTCAGAATCTTCCATGTCTGATTTTTGTGGGTCTCATGCATGCCAAGTGAGCGCTCGACTCTTGAGGTCTCCCCCAGTCCTTTCATATATACCTTCTTATTTGCCGCCTTTTGGGAGATGGTTttattatgtagtccaggatgccCTTGAACGTGGGACTtacctgcctcggcctctgaAGTACTGGGATAGTAGACATGAACTGTCATGGCCGGCCTCTGCTGCCTCTTTGGTTTACCACTATCAGAAACGACCCCCAGAGCTGGACCTGCCCCTCAGTGGCACATTGTAGAGCATGAGTAGAGAgcccttagttcaattcccacacagacacacacatacaaaagtgaTGCTTTCTCAGTCTCCCATACACAGGCTAGTGGTAGGTTTCTACCCAGGGCGTATTTCATTCTTCACACTTGTCCTTCTCTTCTTTCGTTCATTTCTGCATGTAGGACCTGGCGTAGTCCTTTGCATGTAAGAAAGAAGCCCTAGCTTACACTGAAGCATCCTCCTGTGACGGTTTCCACTGTTGGCTCCACCCCAGCATCCTTCCATGTCTGTTTCCCATCTCTATGTTCCCCCTTCTAGGCTGTCCTACATACATGGATGTCGTCATTGTTTTGGATGGCTCCAATAGTATCTATCCCTGGTCTGAAGTCCAGACTTTCCTTCGGAGGCTGGTAGGGAGACTGTTCATTGATCCGGAGCAGATACAGGTACGAGAAGGATACGTGGATGGGCTTGGAGGGAAAGAGATTAATAATAGTCGTGGTCCCTTTACTGTAATCAGGCATGTCCAACATCTTGACATAGCATCAGGACATTGTCATCTGCAGAACTCATGACTAAGGAATGTGCAGTTAAGTTACCAAAAAGTCACAAAAATCTCATAATGTTTGAAGTAAGTTTAGGATAGCTTGGGGCCCCTGGTGCTATAGGCTGGACCCGCCTGAGGGGTGTTCGTTTCTTCTCCGTCCTTTCTTCTCCTTCGTCCTCTGCAGACATCCATTTGGGAACATGGCTTGTTGTTTTCAGGTAGGGCTGGTCCAGTACGGGGAGAGCCCTGTGCATGAGTGGTCCCTGGGAGATTTCCGAACCAAGGAAGAAGTTGTGAGAGCAGCCAGGAACCTCAGTCGGCGGGAGGGACGAGAAACAAGAACGGCCCAAGCAATCATGGTGGCCTGGTGAGGCGTGGGGAAGGGGATGCGGGCGGGTGAAGGATCAGCAGGGCgaggagaggggctggggtgtaTGTAGTGTGCCATCACAAGATGCTCTGTATGCTTATCTTTGTCTGTGTGCCGGAAGTTCACGGAGGAAGACTCAGCTGACTGCTGTCACTGGACTCTCTTACTGCGTTTtacagtgtctgtgtgtgtctctccttGTCTGGTCTTGTGACCAGAGCCCCAGCTCGCCTCTGCTTCTGTGTCAGTTTTGATCCTTAGCTTTTCAACCGCTTGAGTCCTAGCTTTCTTTCCAAATGCGACCCTAAACTAACCTCTGGGAAGACGGCCTGGCCCCACGACCGGTGTCTGTTCTCCATGCCCTTGATCTTGTCAACCCAAACACAATGTCTGCTGAATGAATCTGTGAATGACTAAAGCCTGTACTTATTTACACTGATGATAGGTTATTCTATGTGTTCTGTGACATCCAAACATTCAAACCGTGACTTTGTGCCAGTTTGCATGTTAAACACTGTTGGGGAATAGTCTAGAAGATACAACATCTGACCTCAGTGAACTGCTGACAGTGttaaatacattgtgtgtgtgtgtgtgtgtgtgtgtgtgtgtgtgtgtgtgtgtacactcacatgcatgctcATACGCATGACTGTAtctcattcctttctcttcttaGCACAGAAGGGTTCAGTGAGTCCCGGGGGGGCAGACCCGAGGCTGCCAGGCTGCTGGTGGTTGTCACTGATGGAGAATCCCACGATGGAGAGGACCTTCCAGCAGCACTAAAGGCCTGTGAGGCTGGGAAAGTTACACGTTACGGGATTGCGGTGAGACTTGGGACTggtgctttttggttttgttctgtgttgtattgcgtgtgtgtttgtatggtgtgtgtgtgcatgtgtgtttgtatgatgtgtgtgtgcatgtgtgcacataccatgatatatatatatatatatatatatatatatatgtgtatgtgtgtgtgtgtgtgtgtgcatgtgtgcacataccatgatatatatatgtgtgtgtgtgtgtgtgtgtgtgtgtgtgtgtgtgtgtatgtgtatgtgtgtgtgtgtgtgtatgtgtatatatatatacacatgcaggtcagagaacaacctcagatagtggtcctcaccttccaccttgtttgagactgggtctcttgttcagctgtatgcaatagGCCAGGCCAGCTGGCCCACAGGTTTGGGCCAGTCTTCTGACTCAGCTTCCTGTCTCCTGGTGGAGCCTGCTAGGATTGCAGATAAAGCTTGTGCTACCGTCCagcattttatgattttatggggtctggggatctgaactcaggctgtcaggctcaCGTGGCGAGCACTCTACTCACTGAGTTATTTTCCCAGACCAAGAATAGACTCTGGATCTaaaaagagagatggagaaaggttTTCAGGATGTGAAACACAGAGGAAATAGTATCAGCAACTCCCTGGACTTCAATTgttatttccttcctctttctttagcTGACTATGTTCTCTATCAGCTCTAACAACTTACTTCACACAGCTAATAGACCCCCatcttgaactcaggtccttggtcACTATCTCCGGCGACAGAGAGACCCTAGCTCTTTTCTTCGGGAAATCAGAGACATCGCTAGTGATCCAGACGAGCGATTCTTCTTCAACGTCACAGATGAGGCCGCCCTGACAGACATTGTGGATGCACTGGGAGACCGGATTTTTGGTCTTGAAGGTAATGATTATCCTGGCGAAATGGAAGACCGGGTTGGGGGCATTCTAGAGTGAGTTCAGTAGAGCGAGCTCCCCTGATAGCGCTTTGCAATTTTCTCATGTCCAAGGGTCCCGTGGAGAAAATGAAAGCTCCTTTGGGCTAGAGATGTCTGAGATTGGCTTCTCCACCCACCGGCTACAGGTTGGACAGACCCTGACCTTCTGCAGCACCCCCGGCCCTTGATCTCATCATaatcctctccagccctgactcagATAACTTCAACCCTAAGGCCCGTCCAGATTTCTCCTTTAACCAGACTGCATCCCGACCTTCCACGCCTGCATCCTGACCTTCCACGCCTTTCTGACCACAGAGTGCCCTTCCATGAGCAtcttactctacatcctcaccTTCCACGCTTTCTGACACATGTGCCTTCCATGCACTCCTGCATCCTGACCTTCCACGCCTTTCTGACCACAGTGTGCCCTTCCATGAGCATCTTACTCCTGCATCCTGACCTTCCACGCCTTTCTGACCACAGTGTGCCCTTCCATGAGCATCTTACTCCTGGGGAGTCGTTTTTTTCCTATTCCCCACTGTCTTCTCAGTGTCCTCGTCTGGTTCTGCCCCTCAGGATGGGATTCTCTTTGGGATGGTGGGGGCCTATGACTGGGGGGGCTCGGTGCTATGGCTTGAAGAAGGTCGCCGCCTTTTCCCCCCACGAACGGCCCTGGAAGATGAGTTTCCCCCTGCACTTCAGAACCACGCAGCCTACCTGGGTGAGCAACAGAGTTGGGGGGTGCTGGGAGGGTGAGGGAGAGCCAGTAGGGGTGGGAGGCCCTCCCTCTTCACTCAGGCAGTTTTTCACTGATCTCTCTGGAGAACTCACCTGACGCCCTTAGCACGCCGTCCACTCTTACcccatcttcttttccttttacatcTGATCCCTTCTCACTTCTAGGTTACTCTGTTTCCTCCATAAATCTGCCGGGTGGACGCCGCCTCTTTCTCTCGGGGCACCGAGGTTTAGACATCGAGGAAAGGTCATAGTCTTCCAGCTAAAGAAAGATGGGTCTCTGAGGGTCACCCAGAGCCTCCAGGGGGATCAGGTATGACATCAGGGGAGGGTGGGACCCTTGGGTCCCCAGGACGTCCAGGCTGAAGAAGAGTGCTTAGGGAAAGGGCAAGGCTGGGAAGTCTATGCTGAATTCTGGCAGACAGTCTGTCAGGGGTGTGAGGACCAGATTGGCACAGTGGTGAGCGCTTTCTACTGAGTCCAGCTGTCCACAATcacctttccttccctctgggcTCTTCACCACCCACCTCGACCAGATTGGCTCGTACTTTGGTGGTGAGCTGTGCCCACTGGATACAGACAGTGACGGAATAACTGATGTCTTACTTGTGGCGGCCCCCATGTTCCTGGGTCCCCAGAACAAAGAGACCGGacgtgtgtacgtgtatgtggtGGGCCAGGTGAGATCGGTGGGACCCCCTAAGATGTgtgcggggtggtggtggaagaaggggagagagagacacacatatcTGAGAGCTCGCTGAGAGGTGAGGGTCACCAGATAAGCGATCCCTTCTGTCTCCTCACCACCACAAGCAAAGTCTGCTGATGCTCCAAGGAACCCTTCAGCCAGCACGCCCCCAGGATTCTCGATTTGGCTTTGccatggctgctcttcctgaccTGAACCAAGATGGTTTCGCTGATGTGGCTGTGGGGGCACCCCTGGAGGATGGGCACCAGGGAGCGCTATACCTGTATCATGGAGCCCAGAACGGGATCAGGCCCCATCCTACCCAGGTTAgcagtgtggtggcatatgcctctCACCCCAGaaggtgaacctctgtgagttcaaggccagcctggcccacataagtgagttccaagctaggcAGGACTGCATGGTGAgatgtctcaaaatcaaaatcaaaacaaacaattgAACATGGGACTCAGTAGTAGGAAGGGAAGGGAGTTGTTTCCTCTGCTTATGTATCATCCACTTGGCTTAAGAGTCGATCCAAGCTGGGCGGGGGTGGCGCatgccatgcctttaatcccagcactcaggaggcagagccaggcggatctctgtgagttcgaggccagcctgggctaccaagtgagttccaggaaaaggtgcaaagctacacagagaaaccctgtctcgaaaaacaaaaacaaaaacaaaaacaaaaacaaaaacaaacaaacaaacaaaaaaaagagtcaatCCAAGCCCATGCCCGTATTCATAGGTTGAGAAATGAGATGGTAAGGGAGGGGGTCTTGAGATGGGCgaatttttcttattctcttgATGGATGGGAATGTTAGAAAGAGGCTTACAGGAGGACAGAAAAGCAGATGTGcgtccttcctcagtctccccccccctcctcccagcgGATCGCTGCTAGATCCATGCCACAGACCCTCCGCTACTTCGGCCGAAGCGTGGACGGCCGGTTAGATCTGGATGGAGATGATCTCGTGGACGTTGCTGTGGGTGCCCATGGGGCAGCCATCCTGCTCAGGTGAGGGGGTATCAGCTTGGGTAGCGGTGCACAGAATGGCACAGCTTATAAGAACAAAGGTCACAGATTTAGATTTGTGTTTCTTGGTCAACTAAGCTGATGCCTAAGCTCCTAGTTCATAGAATAAAAGTAACTGTCACTATCCTACTGGTTTGTTGCAGATATCAAATGGGATAGTCCACATGAAGATTTCTAACCGtgcttatttattgttattttatgtgtgtgggtgttttgcctgtgtgtatgtctgtgtactgtgtgtgtgtgtgtgtgtgtgtgtgtgtgtgtgtgtgtgcgcgcgtatgtgtgtgtgtatgtgtgtgtgcagtacctgcggagaccagaagagggtatcagatctcctggaactggagttttacaGCGGGCCTTCACCTGCtttgtgggtgctaagaatcaaacctgagtcctctggaagagcagccagtgcttttaatcactgggccatctctctagctctgacATTAGTGCTTATCAAATTGAATGTattgagggttggggatttagctcaatggtagagcgcttgcctagcaagctcaaggccctgggttgggtcctcagctctgggcGAGAAAAATTGAATGTATTGTTATGTGACTTCTGTCATAGGCTTCTGGGAAGGGTGACCTATTTggaccttaattttttttttttttctttcttaatcatGGGGAAGCAAGTACTA contains:
- the Itga10 gene encoding LOW QUALITY PROTEIN: integrin alpha-10 (The sequence of the model RefSeq protein was modified relative to this genomic sequence to represent the inferred CDS: inserted 2 bases in 2 codons) translates to MARLSVPHLFVPLVMLTGLCSPFNLDEHHPRLFTGPPEAEFGYSVLQHAGGGQRWMLVGAPWDGPSGDRRGDVYRCSIGGPHNAPCAKGHLGDYQLGNSSQPAVNMHLGMSLLETDDDGGFMACAPLWSRACGSSVFSSGICARVDASFRPQGSLAPTAQRCPTYMDVVIVLDGSNSIYPWSEVQTFLRRLVGRLFIDPEQIQVGLVQYGESPVHEWSLGDFRTKEEVVRAARNLSRREGRETRTAQAIMVACTEGFSESRGGRPEAARLLVVVTDGESHDGEDLPAALKACEAGKVTRYGIAVLGHYLRRQRDPSSFLREIRDIASDPDERFFFNVTDEAALTDIVDALGDRIFGLEGSRGENESSFGLEMSEIGFSTHRLQDGILFGMVGAYDWGGSVLWLEEGRRLFPPRTALEDEFPPALQNHAAYLGYSVSSINLPGGRRLFLXGAPRFRHRGKVIVFQLKKDGSLRVTQSLQGDQIGSYFGGELCPLDTDSDGITDVLLVAAPMFLGPQNKETGRVYVYVVGQQSLLMLQGTLQPARPQDSRFGFAMAALPDLNQDGFADVAVGAPLEDGHQGALYLYHGAQNGIRPHPTQRIAARSMPQTLRYFGRSVDGRLDLDGDDLVDVAVGAHGAAILLSSQPIIHLLPSLDVMPPHISVVQKDCRRRGQEAACLTAALCFQVTSHTPGRWDRRFYIRFSASLDEWTAGARAAFDGSGQRLSPRPLQLSVGNVTCERLHFHVLDTSDYLRPVALTVTFALDNTTKSGPVLDEGSSTSVQILVPFSKDCGPDNECITDLVLQADMDIRGSRKSPFVVHGGRQKLLVSATLENKKENAYNTSLSLRFSRNLHLASLTPQRAKSVKVECSVPSPHARVCIVGHPVFQAGAKVTFLLEFEFSCTSLLSQVLVRLTASSGSLEKNETLQDNTAQTSAHIRYEPQLLFSSESTLHRYEVHPYRTLPAGPGPEFKTTLRVQNLGCHVVSGLIISALLPAVAHXGDYFLSLSQVISSNASCTVQNLTEPPGPPVHPEELRHTDRLNGSNSRCQVVRCRLGQLAKGTEISVGLLRLVHNEFFRRAKFKSLTVVSTFTLGTEDSSVLQLPEASSWSQSLLEVIQTHTTLISLWILVGSVLGGLLLLALLVFCLWKLGFFARKKIPKEEQADEKLVQ